ACGAAATAGACACAGAGGTATCCGACCGCAAACGAGAGGTTCAGCAATGAACCCAGTTGATCACCCACACGGTGGTGGTGAAGGAAAAACCGGTCCAAGTGGTCACCCTGTAACACCTTGGGGTATGCCAACCAAAGGTTATAAGACACGACGCAAAAAACCAAGCGACAAGCTTATAATCTCAAGAAGAAAGAAATAAGAGGGTAGAAGATGGCAAGAAGTATTAAAAAGGGTCCATTCGTAGATGACCATCTCATGAAGAAAGTACTCAAAGCAAAAGAGAGCGGTGACAAAAAGCCTATCAAAACATGGTCTCGAAGAAGTACAATCGTTCCTGAAATGATTGGACTTACAATCAACGTGCATAATGGACGACAATTTGTTCCTGTGTACATTACAGAAAACCATGTGGGCTTCAAGCTTGGTGAATTTGCACCTACAAGAACTTTTAAAGGCCACAAAGGCTCTGTTCAAAAGAAAATTGGGAAATAAGGATAGGTGATGAGTAAAGCGGTATTGAGATTTATTCGACTCTCACCTACTAAAGCGAGATTGATCGCTCGCG
The Nitratiruptor sp. SB155-2 genome window above contains:
- the rpsS gene encoding 30S ribosomal protein S19 — translated: MARSIKKGPFVDDHLMKKVLKAKESGDKKPIKTWSRRSTIVPEMIGLTINVHNGRQFVPVYITENHVGFKLGEFAPTRTFKGHKGSVQKKIGK